From a single Bufo bufo chromosome 9, aBufBuf1.1, whole genome shotgun sequence genomic region:
- the LOC120979798 gene encoding piggyBac transposable element-derived protein 4-like: MEEKDEELPLQEEESEVQEQEENDGDGIGQDTQSSPDEEDLTLDDADQSFLLEAVDSVTQEVIIEHPDPSSSTEPSCSTNLACTALPVKPLMFYGLPKRKCTLQTSAVNSEEGEQLPLPKKSRSSSKTQSVITGFDFRWKRGATKVITNTTVYDYGQVNLKLDDSADIDAVEVFEQASDFSTLVSLVVEQSELYMKQKGIPFQTNADELRAFFGICLVMGYHVLQSIRDYWSTQPDLQVQFIANTMSCARFEAIRSSLHFANNEDMLPRTHPQCDRAFKVRPLIEHFNRCFQAARNPSKQQSIDEHMIKYKGQNIIKQYIRNKPVKWGFKLWCRCDAISGYLYQFDIYTGRKTDTEHGLGESVIEKIYLCGTVRVDRKNMPKNLKADKEMKRGDVDTMSANGITCVKWMDNRSVTLLSNFLTCKKDDMTHVLRRQAGCAEKLHIPCPTIVTIYNKYMGGVDLMDQKKVSYETDRRSKIKFYLRIFFDLLDIAVNNSHCIYIQANEERHPECKAITPLEYRQMIARSLVGGYSNRQRKAPSAPVRSSRSVLPAPKPKHSMIRSDRRKRCAQRAKHVNENRTDSLCDTCKVHLCYTKTRNCFADYHSLNC, from the exons TGATGAAGAGGACCTCACTCTTGATGACGCAGATCAGAGTTTCTTGCTTGAAGCTGTTGACAGTGTTACCCAGGAAGTGATCATAGAGCATCCTGATCCTTCATCATCAACTGAACCCAGCTGTAGCACAAACCTAGCTTGTACAGCTCTACCTGTCAAACCTTTGATGTTCTATGGCTTACCGAAACGTAAATGTACACTCCAGACTTCAGCAGTGAACTCAGAAGAAGGAGAGCAACTGCCTCTGCCGAAAAAGTCGCGATCTAGTTCAAAAACTCAGTCAGTGATCACTGGTTTTGACTTTAGGTGGAAAAGGGGAGCAACTAAAGTCATAACAAACACTACTGTATATGACTATGGACAAGTGAACTTGAAATTAGATGACTCTGCAGATATTGATGCTGTTGAAGTCTTTGAACAAGCATCTGATTTCAGCACTTTAGTCTCACTCGTTGTGGAGCAAAGTGAGCTTTATATGAAACAGAAGGGCATTCCATTCCAGACAAATGCAGATGAGCTTCGAGCCTTCTTTGGAATATGTCTTGTTATGGGGTATCATGTTCTGCAATCGATCAGAGACTATTGGTCTACTCAGCCAGATCTTCAGGTACAATTTATAGCAAATACAATGAGTTGTGCTCGATTTGAAGCAATTCGCTCTTCTTTGCACTTTGCAAATAATGAGGACATGTTACCTAGAACTCATCCCCAGTGTGATAGAGCTTTCAAAGTTCGTCCATTGATAGAGCACTTCAATCGATGTTTTCAGGCTGCGAGAAATCCAAGCAAGCAACAGTCGATTGATGAGCACATGATAAAATATAAAGGTCAAAACATCATAAAGCAGTATATCAGAAACAAGCCTGTGAAATGGGGATTCAAGCTATGGTGCAGATGTGATGCTATCTCAGGCTACCTTTATCAGTTTGACATCTATACTGGACGAAAAACAGATACAGAACATGGTCTTGGAGAGAGTgtcatt GAGAAGATCTACCTTTGTGGCACAGTTCGTGTGGACAGAAAAAATATGCCCAAAAACTTGAAagctgacaaagaaatgaaacgaGGAGATGTGGATACTATGAGTGCAAATGGCATCACATGTGTAAAATGGATGGACAATAGATCAGTGACACTGTTGTCAAATTTCCTTACATGCAAAAAGGATGATATGACGCATGTGCTAAGAAGGCAGGCAGGATGTGCAGAAAAGCTGCATATTCCATGTCCAACCATTGTTACTATTTACAACAAGTACATGGGGGGTGTGGACCTGATGGATCAGAAAAAAGTGTCCTATGAGACAGACCGGAGgtcaaaaataaagttttatttgaGGATTTTCTTTGACCTCCTAGATATTGCTGTAAACAACAGTCACTGCATTTATATACAAGCAAATGAAGAGAGGCACCCAGAGTGCAAAGCAATTACACCACTGGAATATCGGCAGATGATAGCAAGGAGTCTGGTGGGTGGATACTCTAACAGACAAAGAAAAGCTCCGTCAGCGCCAGTCAGAAGTTCACGAAGTGTCCTTCCAGCACCAAAGCCGAAACATTCCATGATTAGAAGCGATAGACGCAAACGGTGTGCTCAACGTGCCAAACATGTGAATGAAAATCGCACGGACAGCCTCTGCGACACATGTAAAGTGCACCTTTGTTACACAAAGACACGCAACTGCTTTGCTGACTATCATAGCCTGAACTGTTAG